Part of the Halopenitus persicus genome is shown below.
GCCGATCACGTTGCCCAGCGGCACGGGGAAGTTCCCGCCACGGAAGGCGCCGCCGAGATGTTGATATAGCGGTGCGCCGAGAACGTCGGCGGCCGCCTTCGCAGCGGCCATCGAGATCGCGACCGCCGCGTTGGCCCCGATCGCGGAGAAGTCCTCGGTGCCGTCCGCCGCGTGCAACGCGGCGTCGACAGCGCGCTGATCGCCCGCGTAGACGCCCTCGAGTCGCGGCACCGCGTGTTCGCGGGCGGCGGCGATCGCCTCCGCGGGCGGGAGCTCGACCGCCTCGTATTCGCCGGTCGAGGCGCCCGAGGGCGCCGCAGCCCGTCCGAACCCGCTCGATTCGGTGAGCACGTCGGCCTCGACGGTCGGGTTCCCGCGGGAATCGAGCACCCGACGCAGCGAGACGGACGTGACTCGCGTCATTACGCCTCCTCCCGGCGGACGGTGAACGGGAGCACGCCGGCGTCGTACTCCTCGGCGGCGACGAGGATCGGCTGCGTCTCGTCGGTGTCGATGAGCACCGGTGCGCCGTAGGACACCTGCAGCGCTCGTGCGCCGAGGATGCGTGCCTTCTCGTAGCGGTTGTGGTTCGTTGACATAGGTTACTGGTACGGGGAGACGACGTCGACGAGGTCGGTGTGACTGACCATCATCCGCCGGCAGCAGTGCCGGTCGACGCC
Proteins encoded:
- a CDS encoding DNA-directed RNA polymerase subunit K, giving the protein MSTNHNRYEKARILGARALQVSYGAPVLIDTDETQPILVAAEEYDAGVLPFTVRREEA